From Peromyscus maniculatus bairdii isolate BWxNUB_F1_BW_parent chromosome 19, HU_Pman_BW_mat_3.1, whole genome shotgun sequence, the proteins below share one genomic window:
- the LOC107401307 gene encoding ovomucoid-like, whose amino-acid sequence MLVFSRVMYITLSFLLFSESSLIISAFTWNESECRIYSPRGFCTKEYLPVCGTDGYTYGNRCAFCNAHRQSHGSIKFKHDGKC is encoded by the exons ATGTTGGTCTTCTCAAGAGTTATGTACATCACcttgtcatttcttcttttttctg AAAGTTCTCTTATAATATCAGCATTTACCTGGAATGAA TCAGAATGTAGAATATATAGTCCTCGTGGATTTTGTACCAAAGAGTATTTACCAGTCTGTGGGACCGATGGCTATACTTATGGCAACAGATGTGCTTTCTGTAATGCACACAG acaAAGCCATGGTTCCATTAAATTTAAACATGATGGTAAATGTTGA